The following proteins come from a genomic window of Nitrospira sp.:
- a CDS encoding Sensory box histidine kinase/response regulator has translation MKPSERKRNRRRRRLADLLPTASAALDLLEGFPLAAVVLDSDFAVLAVNREGRRLLGPRFSSSTRRSFPSLWSMLTQSDTTTITAQLNGVLKNRRPTSVTQHLLLRKATHPVPMEWTCAPGTFNGKTVLIIGIRDLSHELELKHDRDRLTAIAEESPLPMIELDRQMGLLYANPTMISLLTRFGYSPEGFPNVAPRSLPDIVRRCLATGHVLHDETVILPEASFSWTFCPVLTHGIVRGYATDMTSVHKTQQALQLSADQLRLSNRCLDQALDEAKESARAKAAFLATVSHELRTPMNGVIGMTSLLMETSLTAEQQSYAETIRQCGEALLQLINDVLESSKIEAGKLELECLDFNLRTTVEQVLAQFAERAEAKGLELTGLVHASVPTGLKGDPGRLRQILTNLVGNAVKFTGKGEVTLQAYLEEDQPETAVIRFEVTDSGIGINPNTQARLFRPFVQADSSTTRKYGGTGLGLSISKQLVELMGGRIGVHSTEGQGSTFWCTARFQKQADSLRAILPTGDLTGKRILIVDDNESNRLILHHLVSGWGMVDDLAENAESALHRITKAKRGGRPYDLAILDVIMPGKDGLQLARELQSHPAGSGIRLIVMTSMLQRGHAEQARQAGAMGYLPKPVRHDELRDCLRTVLGLPENQGPKDPQTHSVVPQLVTRHMVAEHVQHRRILVVEDNIVNQKLVVRMVEKLGYKPDVVENGQEALTALTKGDYAAILMDCQMPVMDGFETTRCIREREASVASRDSPDGNTNRSDTVPQSTPHIPIIAVTANAMQGDRERCLATGMDDYLAKPIKLDELRSALARWISTPPDVMTPGKQDHIPTTADPARGIFDSAKMYRNIGGDNELFTQLVRLFLDRHQTMLADIRRALADADSIAVERMAHTFKGTAGNLCANDVALTAGRLEAVGRLNALCDAPPVYAQLELEVARLVRVLEPYRNGYQPITQAAA, from the coding sequence ATGAAGCCGTCTGAACGGAAACGTAACCGCCGCCGACGTCGACTTGCGGACCTGCTTCCTACAGCTTCCGCGGCCCTCGATCTTCTCGAAGGATTTCCGCTGGCCGCCGTCGTCCTCGACTCTGATTTCGCCGTATTGGCCGTGAACAGAGAGGGCCGACGGCTGCTTGGACCACGGTTCTCCTCCTCCACTCGTCGATCTTTTCCATCCCTGTGGTCGATGCTCACTCAGTCCGACACAACCACCATCACCGCGCAGCTGAACGGAGTGCTGAAAAACCGACGTCCGACTTCCGTGACGCAACATCTTCTCTTGCGGAAGGCCACCCACCCCGTTCCAATGGAATGGACTTGCGCGCCCGGCACGTTCAATGGGAAGACCGTACTGATTATCGGTATTCGAGACTTGTCTCATGAACTGGAATTAAAGCATGATCGCGATCGATTGACCGCGATCGCGGAGGAAAGTCCTTTACCGATGATCGAACTGGACCGGCAGATGGGCCTGTTGTATGCCAATCCTACGATGATCTCTCTGCTCACTCGATTCGGATACAGCCCCGAGGGATTTCCCAATGTCGCCCCACGCAGCCTTCCTGATATCGTACGGCGCTGTCTCGCCACGGGTCATGTGCTTCATGATGAGACAGTCATACTCCCGGAAGCCAGCTTTTCATGGACCTTCTGTCCGGTTCTCACTCATGGCATCGTGCGAGGCTATGCCACCGACATGACGAGCGTCCATAAGACGCAACAGGCGCTCCAACTCTCCGCAGATCAACTTCGCTTGAGCAACCGTTGCTTGGACCAAGCTCTGGACGAAGCCAAGGAATCCGCACGCGCCAAGGCAGCATTTCTCGCGACCGTCAGTCATGAACTACGTACCCCCATGAACGGGGTGATCGGCATGACGAGCCTGTTGATGGAGACCTCCTTGACAGCTGAACAACAGTCCTACGCCGAAACTATTCGGCAATGCGGCGAGGCGCTGCTACAGCTGATCAATGACGTGCTCGAATCCAGCAAGATCGAGGCAGGTAAGCTGGAACTGGAGTGCCTGGACTTCAATCTCAGAACCACAGTAGAGCAGGTGTTGGCACAGTTCGCTGAGCGGGCTGAGGCGAAAGGGCTGGAACTGACCGGACTTGTCCATGCGTCGGTTCCGACGGGACTCAAAGGCGACCCAGGCCGCCTGCGTCAGATCCTCACCAATCTGGTCGGCAACGCGGTGAAGTTTACCGGCAAAGGGGAAGTAACCCTGCAGGCCTATCTCGAAGAAGACCAACCCGAAACCGCCGTCATCCGATTTGAAGTCACCGACAGCGGCATCGGAATCAATCCGAACACCCAAGCCAGACTGTTCCGTCCATTTGTACAGGCCGACAGTTCCACGACGAGAAAATACGGCGGGACCGGCCTCGGCCTTTCAATTTCCAAGCAACTCGTGGAATTGATGGGCGGACGGATCGGCGTGCACAGCACCGAGGGACAGGGCAGTACCTTCTGGTGCACCGCTCGCTTCCAGAAACAGGCGGATTCTCTCCGCGCGATTCTTCCGACCGGAGATCTCACCGGAAAACGTATCTTGATCGTCGATGATAACGAATCGAACCGTTTGATTCTTCATCATTTGGTATCAGGTTGGGGGATGGTTGACGATCTCGCAGAGAATGCCGAATCGGCGTTACATCGCATCACAAAGGCAAAGCGAGGGGGAAGACCGTACGATCTGGCGATTTTGGATGTCATCATGCCGGGAAAGGACGGGTTGCAGCTTGCACGAGAGCTGCAAAGCCACCCGGCAGGATCCGGGATTCGCCTCATCGTAATGACATCGATGCTGCAACGGGGCCATGCAGAACAAGCGCGCCAAGCCGGCGCAATGGGTTACCTGCCAAAACCGGTTCGCCACGATGAATTACGCGATTGCCTACGAACTGTGCTCGGCTTGCCCGAAAATCAAGGACCGAAGGACCCCCAGACGCACTCCGTCGTGCCTCAACTTGTCACCAGGCATATGGTGGCGGAGCATGTGCAACATCGACGCATTTTGGTCGTGGAAGACAACATCGTGAACCAAAAGCTCGTCGTGCGGATGGTCGAAAAACTGGGCTACAAACCGGACGTCGTCGAAAACGGTCAAGAGGCGCTGACTGCACTTACAAAGGGCGACTATGCCGCCATCCTGATGGATTGCCAGATGCCCGTCATGGATGGATTTGAGACCACTCGGTGCATTCGAGAACGTGAAGCGTCGGTGGCCTCGCGTGACTCGCCTGATGGAAACACAAATCGTTCAGACACAGTTCCACAATCGACTCCACACATACCGATTATTGCGGTCACTGCCAATGCGATGCAGGGCGATCGCGAGCGTTGCTTAGCAACCGGGATGGATGATTATCTCGCCAAACCGATTAAACTGGACGAACTACGGAGCGCCCTGGCACGTTGGATATCTACACCGCCCGATGTGATGACCCCCGGGAAGCAGGACCACATTCCCACAACGGCTGACCCGGCCCGAGGGATCTTTGACTCTGCAAAAATGTACCGGAACATCGGCGGCGACAATGAGTTATTCACCCAACTCGTCCGCCTGTTTCTCGATCGGCATCAGACTATGCTCGCTGACATCAGAAGGGCGCTCGCCGATGCCGACTCGATCGCCGTCGAGCGAATGGCACATACATTTAAAGGTACCGCCGGAAATCTTTGCGCCAACGACGTCGCACTTACCGCTGGTCGACTCGAAGCGGTCGGCCGCCTCAATGCGCTCTGCGACGCTCCTCCCGTCTACGCGCAGCTCGAACTCGAAGTTGCCCGACTCGTCCGTGTACTAGAGCCCTACCGGAATGGATATCAACCCATCACGCAGGCAGCCGCATAG
- a CDS encoding Flagellar hook-associated protein FlgK, translating into MMIGLTSLFDIARSALTTSQQALAVTGHNVANVNTPGYSRQEAVLTERPPLNGQPGMVGTGVQATSIRRYTDQFVDRQLTTVQQNLGRLSVSQEELSRLQNLFGDSNDQGIAARMNDFFSALQDVSANPGEPAARSVLLANAGQLASTMNQASSDLTTERQSLNFQVQQTVTEINSLSKQIAELNSQIVSAEATGQNANDLRDQRDLALNDLATRIDITTVESGTGALTVFAARGQVLVDGSTVRELSAIENPDNDGLFSIGYSTGGTRPLSIDALISDGRLRSLLDVRDTTVPDLEASFDRLSVTLANAVNGIHRQGYGLDGSTGLDFFGPPVVSTRAMTANQGAAAINSSTITANSLLTFHDYEIRFSSGSAYSIVDTTTGSTIKGNYTGTAITSPSSDNPLSIVTGTNDTLMVTVDGVASGTITLGGAASPGLSYASGTALAQEVQDKINADATLQAAGKTVTVAYDNTANRMVISSNDTTTSSAVNVTGGTARTSLGLIAGTSTPATGTYTSPATLTFDGLSVTLTGTAAAGDVFKVDSYSHAARDLKVTLTNPASVAASSSRAGIPGNNTNLLSMVALQQQQFASLDNGTLNDAYRAVAGKLGIAAQTANRENDAKETLKDQIETLRAQVSGVSMDEELVNLMKFQRGFEAASRLVQLTDEMFQTLLSIKP; encoded by the coding sequence ATGATGATCGGCCTCACATCTCTCTTTGACATTGCGAGAAGTGCGCTCACGACCTCGCAACAAGCTCTCGCCGTCACCGGACATAACGTTGCCAACGTCAATACTCCGGGATATTCCAGGCAGGAAGCCGTACTTACAGAACGTCCGCCGCTGAACGGACAGCCCGGCATGGTAGGGACCGGTGTGCAGGCCACGTCTATCAGGCGGTATACGGACCAATTCGTCGACCGGCAGCTTACGACTGTGCAGCAGAATCTCGGACGACTGTCGGTGTCGCAGGAAGAGTTGTCCCGCCTGCAAAATCTATTCGGAGACAGCAACGATCAAGGCATCGCCGCACGCATGAACGATTTTTTCAGCGCTCTACAAGATGTGTCCGCCAATCCGGGCGAGCCGGCGGCCCGTTCTGTTCTGTTGGCAAACGCCGGACAGTTGGCGTCGACTATGAACCAGGCTTCCTCGGATCTCACGACGGAGCGACAATCGCTGAACTTTCAGGTGCAGCAGACAGTAACGGAAATCAACAGCCTGTCGAAACAAATCGCAGAACTGAATAGCCAGATTGTTTCGGCCGAGGCGACGGGCCAGAACGCCAATGATCTGCGGGATCAGCGTGATCTTGCACTGAATGACTTGGCGACGCGCATCGACATCACAACCGTGGAGTCGGGCACCGGTGCTTTGACGGTCTTTGCGGCACGTGGACAGGTTTTGGTGGACGGATCCACTGTCCGGGAGTTGAGCGCCATTGAGAATCCGGACAACGACGGGCTTTTTTCGATCGGCTATTCTACGGGGGGCACGCGTCCCTTAAGCATCGACGCACTGATCTCGGATGGCCGCTTACGTAGCCTCTTGGATGTTCGTGACACCACAGTCCCAGATTTGGAAGCCTCATTCGACCGACTGTCAGTGACACTGGCTAACGCTGTGAATGGTATTCATCGACAAGGGTATGGACTCGACGGTTCCACCGGGCTCGATTTTTTTGGTCCTCCGGTGGTATCCACGCGCGCCATGACAGCCAATCAAGGAGCCGCTGCGATCAATAGCAGTACGATTACTGCGAATAGTCTACTCACATTTCACGACTATGAGATCCGCTTTTCCTCCGGGTCCGCCTATTCCATCGTGGATACGACGACTGGCTCCACGATTAAAGGCAACTATACAGGCACGGCGATCACGTCACCGTCATCGGACAATCCCCTGTCTATTGTGACGGGTACGAATGATACACTCATGGTCACCGTCGATGGCGTGGCGTCCGGCACGATCACTCTGGGAGGCGCTGCAAGCCCGGGTTTGTCATACGCCTCCGGTACGGCCCTCGCGCAAGAAGTGCAGGACAAGATCAATGCAGACGCCACGCTACAGGCGGCCGGGAAAACCGTGACGGTGGCCTATGACAATACGGCCAACCGGATGGTCATCTCGTCGAATGATACGACAACCTCGTCGGCCGTCAATGTGACAGGCGGCACGGCCCGAACGTCGCTCGGATTGATTGCCGGCACCAGTACCCCGGCGACCGGTACATATACAAGTCCGGCGACTCTGACCTTCGACGGCCTCAGTGTGACATTGACCGGCACAGCGGCTGCCGGAGATGTATTCAAGGTCGATTCATACAGTCACGCTGCTCGTGATCTGAAGGTTACACTCACGAATCCGGCATCCGTTGCCGCCTCTTCCTCACGAGCCGGTATTCCCGGGAACAATACCAATCTCCTCTCGATGGTCGCACTTCAGCAGCAACAATTCGCAAGCCTGGATAACGGCACCTTGAACGATGCTTATCGGGCCGTCGCGGGGAAGCTTGGCATTGCCGCACAGACGGCCAACCGCGAAAATGACGCGAAGGAGACGTTGAAGGACCAGATCGAGACGTTGCGCGCTCAGGTGTCCGGCGTGTCTATGGACGAGGAGCTGGTGAACCTCATGAAGTTCCAACGGGGGTTCGAAGCCGCGTCTCGTCTGGTACAGCTCACCGACGAAATGTTCCAAACGCTGTTGTCGATCAAACCTTAA
- a CDS encoding Flagellar assembly factor FliW has translation MKCASTRFGSFEVPNESILTFPSGLLGFPEQQRYVILDHDTEAPFKWLQSVEEPALAFVILDPTTFHSDYHVDVPTDALVEIGAKEREDLALVVILTIPSDDPGRITANLRGPLILSHKTKLGKQVVLSEDFPTRHPLFPVSGPPSSEIAQISQPVECRV, from the coding sequence GTGAAGTGCGCATCGACCCGCTTCGGATCGTTTGAAGTTCCCAACGAAAGCATCTTGACGTTTCCTTCAGGGCTCCTTGGCTTCCCCGAGCAACAAAGGTACGTGATTTTGGATCATGATACTGAGGCCCCCTTCAAGTGGCTTCAATCGGTTGAAGAACCGGCACTGGCCTTTGTCATCCTCGATCCCACAACGTTTCACTCCGACTATCACGTTGATGTTCCCACCGATGCCTTGGTTGAAATTGGAGCTAAGGAGAGAGAAGATCTGGCGCTGGTTGTGATCTTGACCATTCCATCGGATGATCCTGGTCGGATTACCGCCAATTTGCGCGGACCGCTGATCCTCAGCCACAAGACCAAACTCGGGAAGCAGGTCGTGCTCTCGGAAGATTTTCCCACCCGACATCCGCTGTTTCCCGTCTCCGGACCTCCATCGTCCGAGATCGCGCAGATCTCCCAACCCGTAGAATGTCGGGTCTAG
- a CDS encoding Carbon storage regulator yields MLVLTRRCGEGLTIGPDIRVVVLGLKSGQVRLGIEAPRAVAVHREEVYARIQDENRLAAKTRAVPLDAFRRLIPAKRRMAL; encoded by the coding sequence ATGCTGGTACTCACACGACGGTGCGGAGAAGGTCTCACGATCGGTCCCGACATCCGCGTGGTTGTGCTTGGTTTGAAAAGCGGGCAAGTCCGTCTCGGAATCGAAGCCCCGCGCGCGGTTGCGGTTCATCGGGAAGAAGTCTATGCAAGGATTCAAGACGAAAATCGATTGGCGGCGAAGACTCGAGCCGTGCCTCTAGACGCTTTTCGTCGATTGATTCCTGCAAAACGCCGAATGGCCTTGTGA